The following proteins come from a genomic window of Ilumatobacter coccineus YM16-304:
- the brxD gene encoding BREX system ATP-binding protein BrxD — MIEISPQRRTEILDALRRGTVPAQGLDALAVGLDRFVDTFDEELDRVASGAGVFKAIRGEYGAGKTFITRWLAERAKARGLATSEVQISETDTPMHRYQTIYRRLVEQLSTSTVRTGGLRTVIDSWFFALEDEVLAGGDVDPNNAELLTARTTELMEQRLGSVTRTAPAFSAVLRAYLAATNADDRPTADGLIAWLGGQPHVAAAVKKSAGVKGDLDHDAALSFLAGLLTILRDAGFGGLVLVLDEVETMQRMRSDTRDKGLEALRKFIDDLYEGRFPGLYLVITGTPAFYDGAQGVQRLTPLAQRMHTDFGGDPKFDNPRAVQVRLQGFDLDALVSVGARVRDLFAAGAAHPERVNELCDDAYLLALAQAVTGELGAKVGIAPRLYVKKLVGEVLDRVDLFDDFDPRRDYKLTVADTELTVVERNARAATSPDDIELEL; from the coding sequence ATGATCGAAATCTCGCCACAGCGCCGCACCGAAATCCTCGACGCCCTCCGCCGCGGCACCGTGCCGGCCCAAGGCCTCGATGCGCTCGCCGTCGGGCTCGATCGGTTCGTCGACACCTTCGACGAAGAACTCGATCGCGTGGCATCTGGCGCCGGAGTGTTCAAGGCAATCCGCGGTGAGTACGGCGCCGGCAAGACATTCATCACCCGATGGCTCGCCGAGCGGGCCAAAGCTCGCGGGCTCGCCACGTCGGAGGTACAGATCTCCGAGACCGACACCCCGATGCATCGCTACCAAACGATCTATCGGCGACTCGTCGAACAACTCTCCACGTCGACCGTGCGGACCGGCGGGCTCAGAACCGTCATCGACTCCTGGTTCTTCGCGCTCGAAGACGAGGTGCTCGCGGGTGGCGACGTCGACCCCAACAACGCCGAACTGTTGACCGCCCGCACCACCGAGCTCATGGAGCAACGACTCGGCTCGGTGACGCGGACAGCACCGGCATTCTCCGCGGTGCTGCGCGCCTACCTCGCTGCAACAAACGCCGACGACCGGCCGACCGCCGATGGGCTCATCGCCTGGCTCGGCGGCCAACCGCATGTCGCTGCGGCCGTCAAGAAGTCGGCCGGCGTCAAAGGCGACCTCGATCACGACGCAGCGCTGTCGTTCCTCGCAGGCCTGCTGACCATCCTGCGCGACGCCGGCTTCGGCGGGCTCGTCCTCGTCCTCGACGAAGTCGAGACGATGCAACGCATGCGTTCCGACACTCGCGACAAGGGCCTCGAAGCGCTCCGCAAGTTCATCGACGATCTGTACGAAGGCCGATTCCCCGGCTTGTACCTGGTCATCACCGGAACACCCGCGTTCTACGACGGGGCCCAAGGCGTGCAACGTCTCACCCCGCTCGCGCAACGCATGCACACCGACTTCGGAGGCGACCCGAAGTTCGACAACCCGCGGGCGGTTCAGGTTCGACTGCAAGGGTTCGACCTCGATGCACTCGTGAGTGTTGGCGCCCGAGTCCGAGACCTGTTCGCTGCCGGCGCAGCCCACCCCGAACGAGTCAACGAACTGTGCGACGACGCCTACCTCCTGGCGCTTGCCCAGGCCGTGACCGGAGAACTCGGGGCCAAGGTCGGAATCGCACCACGCCTCTACGTCAAGAAGCTCGTCGGCGAAGTGCTCGACCGGGTCGACCTGTTCGACGACTTCGACCCACGGCGCGACTACAAGCTGACCGTGGCCGACACCGAACTCACCGTCGTCGAACGAAACGCCCGGGCCGCAACATCGCCCGACGACATCGAGCTGGAGCTGTAG
- a CDS encoding DEAD/DEAH box helicase, producing MSDFDRLHPSIRHHIVNTLGWPALRPLQEEAIAPVLDGEHGIFLAPTAGGKTEAATFPVLTTVANNGWKPVSVLYLAPLRALLNNLRPRLELYCSFVGLRVGLWHGDTTPGERTRMIADPPDILLTTPESLEAMLISRRVDQDWLFPNLHTVIVDEVHAFAGADRGWHLRAVLERLTHVAGRDLQRIGLSATVGNPDELLEWLCGSSTAPRRIVNPLAEVLAEPEVTLDYVGTLDNAATVISRLHQGEKRLVFVDSRKRAEELALALRALDVTTYLSHGSLGRDERRRSEEAFAEATNCVIVATSTLELGIDVGDLDRVIQIDSPPTVAGFLQRIGRTGRRPGSSRNALFLATSHESLLTAAGLLRLWATGYVEPATPPEFPAHLLVQQLLALTLQEAALGIGEATWTEWLGDPPALGADAMAEAPALLSHLKETGWIHSDDGVLSPGQEAERTVGKKNFLELTSVFVADPLLSVRHGRNELGQVPDIAITAAFSQKSGPPALLLGGRSWKINDVDWKRRIVRVEPTDQRSSVRFSGGAQSLGYELCQSIAAVLDGASLEPATLTGRAIEALDDARGEIPGARLGRSVIIRSGKGQRWYTFGGLKANLELAARLTNLRTHVSQKDNLYITLDDDVSKEQVRAAISQPTPPEELAELAGTVSGALKLERVLPPQLVEDIAVRRLRDRKSCELIADAPIDTAEA from the coding sequence GTGAGCGACTTCGATCGCCTCCATCCGTCCATCCGCCACCACATCGTCAACACACTCGGCTGGCCGGCGCTTCGCCCGCTGCAAGAGGAGGCCATCGCCCCCGTGCTCGACGGCGAGCACGGCATCTTCCTCGCTCCAACAGCCGGCGGCAAGACCGAGGCCGCAACATTCCCCGTGTTAACCACGGTGGCTAACAATGGCTGGAAGCCCGTCAGCGTGCTGTACCTGGCGCCGCTGCGGGCACTGCTCAACAACCTGCGTCCCCGCCTCGAGCTGTACTGCAGTTTCGTCGGGCTGCGCGTCGGGCTGTGGCACGGTGACACCACGCCCGGGGAGCGAACACGGATGATCGCCGACCCGCCCGACATCTTGCTCACCACGCCCGAATCTCTCGAGGCGATGCTCATCTCACGGCGCGTCGACCAAGACTGGCTGTTCCCGAACCTGCACACCGTCATCGTCGACGAGGTTCACGCGTTCGCCGGCGCCGACCGAGGTTGGCACCTCCGGGCGGTGCTCGAACGACTCACCCATGTCGCCGGTCGAGATCTGCAACGCATCGGGCTCTCCGCAACCGTCGGAAACCCCGACGAACTCCTCGAATGGCTGTGCGGATCGAGCACCGCGCCGCGCCGCATCGTCAATCCGCTAGCCGAAGTGCTCGCCGAACCGGAGGTGACCCTCGACTACGTCGGCACGCTCGACAATGCAGCCACGGTCATCAGCCGACTTCACCAAGGAGAGAAGCGGCTCGTCTTCGTCGACTCCCGCAAACGCGCCGAAGAGCTTGCTCTGGCGCTGCGAGCGCTCGATGTCACCACGTACCTCTCGCACGGGTCACTCGGACGGGACGAACGCCGCCGGTCGGAGGAAGCATTCGCCGAAGCCACCAACTGCGTGATCGTGGCCACCAGCACACTCGAACTCGGCATCGACGTCGGCGACCTCGACCGAGTCATTCAGATCGACAGCCCGCCGACGGTCGCCGGATTTCTCCAACGCATCGGCCGTACCGGGCGGCGACCCGGTTCGAGCCGCAATGCGCTGTTCCTCGCCACCTCACACGAGTCGCTACTCACCGCGGCCGGCCTCCTTCGGCTCTGGGCGACCGGATACGTCGAGCCCGCAACTCCACCCGAGTTCCCAGCGCACCTCCTCGTTCAGCAGTTGCTCGCGCTTACCCTGCAGGAAGCCGCTCTCGGCATCGGGGAAGCGACCTGGACCGAATGGCTCGGCGACCCGCCGGCTCTCGGTGCTGATGCAATGGCCGAGGCCCCGGCGCTGCTGAGCCACCTGAAGGAAACCGGGTGGATCCACAGCGATGATGGCGTGTTGAGCCCCGGGCAAGAAGCCGAGCGAACGGTCGGCAAGAAGAACTTCCTGGAACTGACCTCGGTGTTCGTCGCCGACCCGTTGCTCTCTGTTCGACACGGGCGAAACGAGTTGGGACAGGTGCCCGACATAGCGATCACGGCCGCGTTCTCACAGAAGAGTGGCCCGCCAGCGCTGCTGCTCGGCGGCCGGTCGTGGAAGATCAACGACGTCGACTGGAAACGAAGAATCGTCCGAGTTGAACCCACCGACCAACGATCGAGCGTCCGCTTCTCAGGAGGCGCCCAATCGCTCGGCTACGAGCTGTGCCAATCGATCGCAGCAGTGCTCGACGGCGCGTCACTCGAGCCGGCGACGCTCACTGGGCGTGCCATCGAAGCGCTCGACGACGCCCGCGGCGAGATCCCTGGCGCCCGACTCGGCCGCAGCGTGATCATCCGGAGCGGCAAGGGCCAGCGGTGGTACACGTTCGGTGGGCTCAAGGCCAACCTCGAACTCGCCGCACGTCTCACCAACCTTCGCACCCACGTCAGCCAGAAGGACAACCTCTACATCACATTGGACGACGACGTGTCGAAGGAACAGGTTCGAGCGGCGATCAGTCAGCCGACTCCACCGGAGGAACTCGCCGAGCTCGCCGGAACCGTGAGCGGGGCATTGAAACTCGAACGGGTCCTGCCACCCCAACTGGTCGAAGACATCGCAGTGCGCCGCCTTCGAGACCGGAAGTCGTGCGAGCTCATCGCCGACGCGCCCATCGACACCGCCGAAGC